In a genomic window of Quercus lobata isolate SW786 chromosome 4, ValleyOak3.0 Primary Assembly, whole genome shotgun sequence:
- the LOC115984105 gene encoding glutathione S-transferase L3-like: MAALTAASLVPCGFLWRTFLTVNEHLPTPLDAISEPPPLFDGTTRLYPNYACPFAQCVWITRNYKGLHDKIKLVPIDLQNRPAWYKEKVYNVNKVPALEHDGKIIGESLDLIKYVDSNFEGPSLLPNDPAKKEFAEEFIAFIDSLINMTVHKSFKGDTVKEAGPDFDHLENALHKFDDGPFFLGHEFSLADIACIPFVESFQILSSTLWNYDITTGRPKLARWIEELNKIDAYKTTKADPKVALESYKACI; this comes from the exons ATGGCTGCTTTAACAGCTGCCAGCTTGGTTCCCTGCGGGTTCCTTTGGAGGACATTCTT GACTGTGAATGAGCACCTTCCCACACCCTTGGATGCCATTTCTGAACCACCTCCACTGTTTGATGGAACTACAAG GTTGTACCCCAATTATGCATGCCCATTTGCACAGTGTGTGTGGATCACCAGGAactataag GGATTACATGACAAGATTAAACTAGTTCCAATTGACCTTCAAAACAGGCCTGCTTGGTACAAAGAGAAAGTCTACAATGTGAACAAG GTACCCGCATTGGAACACGATGGCAAAATCATTGGGGAGAGCCTTGATTTGATTAAATATGTAGACAGCAATTTTGAAGGGCCTTCTCTTCTCCCCAAT GATCCTGCTAAAAAAGAGTTTGCTGAGGAATTTATAGCCTTCATTGATTCCTTGATCAACATGACAGTGCACAAATCATTCAAAGGAGACACAGTCAAAGAAGCCG GTCCTGATTTTGACCATCTGGAGAATGCTCTTCACAAATTTGATGATGGGCCTTTCTTCCTTGGTCATGAGTTCAGTTTA GCGGACATAGCTTGCATCCCGTTTGTTGAAAGTTTCCAAATCTTATCTTCAACCTTGTGGAATTATGACATCACTACAGGAAGGCCTAAACTTGCTAGGTGGATCGAG GAGTTAAACAAGATCGATGCTTATAAGACAACAAAGGCGGATCCCAAAGTGGCTCTTGAATCATATAAGGCCTGCATTTAG
- the LOC115984700 gene encoding uncharacterized protein LOC115984700, with product MILKSRDKPILAMLEWIRVRLMTRLYTKREGIQKYAGKLCPSIQDRLEKLKVESKAFSDTLAGSFLYEVGSQYERHVVDLVKKTCSCRSWDLNGIPCKHAITAIYTNIETPEDYTHSCYFKETYMEIYKKVLPPMPGQSEWAETGQPAPLAPHIYKPPGRPPKQRKKASDEPRNPYKASRQNRPVRCGKCKKEGHNSRGCKAGITGETPWQRRQRLQREKAVSN from the coding sequence ATGATATTGAAGTCTAGGGACAAGCCTATCTTGGCAATGTTGGAGTGGATTAGGGTTAGACTTATGACTAGGCTTTACACAAAAAGGGAAGGGATACAGAAGTATGCTGGAAAGTTGTGTCCAAGCATACAAGATAGGTTGGAgaaattgaaagttgaaagtaaGGCATTTAGTGATACCCTAGCTGGTAGTTTCCTTTATGAGGTAGGCAGTCAGTATGAGAGGCATGTAGTTGATTTGGTGAAGAAGACATGTAGCTGTAGGTCTTGGGATTTAAATGGCATTCCCTGCAAACATGCCATAACAGCCATTTATACAAACATTGAGACACCAGAAGACTATACCCACTCATGCTACttcaaagaaacttacatgGAGATATACAAGAAGGTACTTCCTCCCATGCCTGGCCAGTCAGAATGGGCTGAGACTGGACAGCCTGCTCCCCTGGCACCTCACATATACAAACCACCAGGTAGACCACCCAAGCAAAGAAAGAAGGCTTCTGATGAGCCTAGGAACCCTTACAAAGCAAGTAGACAGAACAGACCTGTAAGATGTGGGAAATGCAAAAAGGAAGGGCATAACTCAAGAGGGTGCAAGGCTGGCATCACTGGGGAGACACCATGGCAGAGGAGACAGAgacttcaaagagaaaaagctgTAAGTAATTAG